One region of Labrus mixtus chromosome 1, fLabMix1.1, whole genome shotgun sequence genomic DNA includes:
- the LOC132975326 gene encoding CD82 antigen-like, producing the protein MGKGCLTATKYFLFLFNLIFFLCGALIMGFGLWLLLDNQSFIVVLNNSTAVKVACYILIGVGAFSMLMSFLGCLGAIYEIRCLLGLYFTCLVLILIAQIAAGALIYFQKDVLHGEMSKVVTKVLDDYPGNNSTTEQAWDFIQRKMECCGWSGGSDWNGNMVIVNSSRLLFPCSCQNVSVSSGNFSESGFCEAQTPDWPVYSTGCADSVESWLLTNIGVVLGICLGVALIELLGMILSMCLCRNIHTEDYTKVPKY; encoded by the exons ATGGGGAAAGGCTGTTTGACCGCCACCaagtacttcctgtttctcttcaaccTCATCTTCTTC ctGTGTGGAGCTCTCATCATGGGTTTCGGACTGTGGCTCCTCCTGGACAATCAGAGCTTCATCGTCGTTCTCA ATAACTCCACAGCTGTGAAGGTGGCGTGCTACATCCTGATCGGGGTCGGAGCGTTCTCCATGCTCATGAGCTTCCTCGGCTGTTTGGGAGCCATTTATGAGATCCGCTGTCTGCTCGgcctg TACTTCACCTGCCTCGTCCTCATCCTCATCGCTCAGATCGCAGCCGGCGCCCTCATCTACTTCCAGAAGGACGTG CTCCACGGGGAGATGTCAAAGGTCGTCACCAAGGTTTTGGATGATTACCCCGGGAACAACTCAACCACGGAGCAGGCCTGGGACTTCATCCAGAGGAAG ATGGAGTGCTGTGGGTGGAGCGGTGGTAGCGATTGGAACGGGAACATGGTGATCGTGAACAGTTCCCGCCTCTTGTTTCCATGCTCCTGTCAGAACGTCTCCGTGTCCTCCGGTAACTTCTCCGAGAGCGGATTCTGCGAGGCTCAGACGCCCGACTGGCCCGTCTACAGcacg ggctGTGCTGACAGCGTGGAGAGCTGGCTGCTCACAAACATCGGGGTCGTCCTCGGGATCTGCCTCGGAGTCGCTCTCATTGAG ctgctgGGGATGATCCTGTCGATGTGTCTGTGCAGAAACATCCACACAGAGGATTACACCAAAGTGCCAAAATACTGA